The proteins below come from a single Puniceicoccaceae bacterium genomic window:
- the infB gene encoding translation initiation factor IF-2, with product MSIRVHELAKKIGRDNKETLEILKKYNIEAKSVSASVDNITAGAIVEEYAASAEEASAQENEANTEEAAPAKPTLPPGVFVKSAAQVEKEHKEREAAKRAPVTPAPKASAPARTAAPVTPPQPGRAAPVPPTPKSAPAPKAAPTPAPAAKAPVSAPNPGVRPAPAPTGSSSAPAPAAKAPAPAAPIATKTPAPTPAPTPAPAPSAAAPKAAPSVAGAAPRPTSAPAARPAETKAPANREASEGKGEKRKLQIKPPIVVKDFAARLGMKPFRLISELMEMGIFSSMNQTIEEEVAAKLADLHGFELDVRHRGEGTVTKESRNLQKKPQKVKDDPASLEERPPVVCIMGHVDHGKTTLLDAIRKADVVSGEHGGITQHVAAYQIEHSGKKITFLDTPGHAAFSGIRERGANVTDIVIIVVAADDGFMPQTDEALKFAKRSQASIMVAINKIDAKGANIDRVKQQMQERGIAPEDWGGETICVGVSALKGENIDQLLEMILLQSEVEELKANPKANAEGVIVESQMEQGRGPTATVIVDRGTLKPGDSLVCGTAYCKARALLDEYGKNVKVAPPSTPVKIIGWSETPRCGERFEKVKNDREAKRIAEENLIAQKKTESELAAEAAASAKNSGETGLDALFAAINETQKKVLSVIVKADVGGSVEAIRSSLGQIKSDKVSLKIISAEIGPITKNDVTRASTAGATLLAFNVGLENGVRSQAKHEEVEIYQSSIIYELIDTTTDLMADLLDPEIKQIHVGTAEVRATFSVGRGVVAGCMVLDGKIMRDKHARLMRDGEVVYERKIDTLRRFKDDVAEVRTGFECGIRLLDFDGYQEGDKIECYDIEKIKPSL from the coding sequence ATGAGTATTCGCGTCCACGAGCTGGCAAAAAAAATCGGCAGAGACAACAAGGAAACCTTGGAAATCCTCAAGAAGTACAACATCGAGGCCAAGAGCGTTTCCGCTTCGGTTGATAACATCACTGCTGGTGCCATTGTGGAAGAATATGCCGCAAGCGCCGAAGAGGCATCGGCCCAGGAAAATGAGGCAAACACCGAAGAAGCCGCACCGGCCAAACCCACTCTGCCGCCAGGGGTATTTGTGAAGTCCGCCGCACAGGTGGAAAAGGAGCACAAGGAACGTGAAGCAGCCAAGCGCGCGCCTGTCACCCCCGCTCCCAAAGCTTCTGCACCCGCCCGTACCGCTGCGCCGGTTACTCCGCCTCAACCTGGACGGGCAGCACCTGTCCCGCCAACACCCAAATCGGCACCCGCTCCTAAGGCGGCACCCACGCCCGCACCTGCTGCCAAAGCACCTGTGTCGGCTCCCAACCCGGGCGTTCGCCCGGCGCCAGCGCCCACAGGCAGTAGTAGTGCACCGGCACCTGCCGCAAAAGCACCGGCACCCGCTGCACCCATTGCTACGAAAACACCAGCGCCCACTCCTGCACCGACACCTGCTCCTGCACCATCCGCAGCAGCACCCAAGGCAGCACCCAGCGTTGCCGGCGCGGCACCTCGCCCGACTTCAGCACCCGCTGCACGTCCCGCAGAAACCAAGGCTCCCGCAAATCGGGAAGCCAGCGAAGGCAAGGGAGAAAAGCGTAAGCTGCAGATCAAGCCTCCCATTGTGGTCAAGGACTTTGCCGCCCGTCTGGGCATGAAACCTTTCCGTCTGATCTCAGAACTGATGGAGATGGGGATTTTCTCCTCGATGAATCAAACCATCGAGGAAGAAGTTGCCGCGAAACTTGCGGACTTACATGGATTTGAACTCGATGTGCGCCATCGCGGCGAGGGAACCGTCACCAAGGAATCCCGCAACCTGCAAAAGAAGCCGCAGAAGGTTAAGGATGATCCGGCCTCTCTTGAGGAACGCCCGCCCGTCGTGTGCATCATGGGACACGTCGACCATGGCAAAACCACACTGCTCGATGCGATTCGCAAGGCAGATGTCGTCAGTGGCGAACACGGAGGAATCACTCAGCATGTTGCGGCCTACCAGATCGAACACTCCGGCAAGAAGATCACTTTTCTCGATACTCCGGGCCACGCCGCATTTTCCGGCATCCGCGAACGCGGTGCCAACGTCACCGACATTGTCATCATCGTGGTGGCAGCGGATGACGGTTTCATGCCGCAAACCGACGAAGCACTCAAATTTGCAAAACGCTCGCAGGCATCCATCATGGTCGCGATCAACAAAATCGACGCAAAGGGTGCCAACATTGACCGAGTGAAGCAGCAGATGCAGGAACGCGGCATCGCCCCTGAAGACTGGGGAGGCGAGACCATCTGTGTCGGCGTCTCCGCGTTGAAAGGAGAAAACATCGACCAGCTGTTGGAGATGATCCTGCTTCAATCCGAAGTCGAGGAACTCAAGGCCAACCCCAAGGCCAATGCAGAGGGCGTGATCGTTGAATCTCAGATGGAACAGGGCCGTGGACCCACGGCAACTGTCATTGTGGATCGCGGAACACTCAAACCCGGAGACTCTTTGGTGTGTGGCACTGCCTATTGCAAGGCCCGTGCCCTGCTTGATGAATATGGCAAGAACGTGAAGGTCGCCCCACCCTCCACACCGGTGAAAATCATCGGCTGGTCGGAAACCCCACGCTGTGGTGAACGCTTCGAAAAGGTCAAAAATGATCGCGAGGCCAAGCGCATTGCTGAAGAGAATCTCATTGCCCAGAAAAAAACAGAGTCTGAACTTGCGGCAGAAGCTGCCGCATCAGCGAAAAACTCTGGTGAGACGGGGCTTGACGCACTTTTTGCCGCTATCAACGAAACCCAGAAGAAGGTGCTCTCCGTCATCGTCAAAGCAGACGTGGGCGGTTCGGTGGAAGCCATTCGCTCCAGCCTCGGACAGATCAAGAGCGACAAGGTTTCCCTGAAGATCATCTCCGCCGAAATCGGACCCATCACGAAAAATGATGTGACACGTGCAAGCACCGCAGGGGCGACTCTGCTCGCATTCAACGTGGGCCTCGAGAATGGTGTGCGCAGCCAGGCCAAGCACGAAGAGGTCGAGATCTACCAGAGCAGCATCATCTACGAACTCATCGACACGACCACCGACCTCATGGCGGATCTGCTCGATCCTGAGATCAAACAGATCCACGTCGGCACGGCAGAAGTTCGCGCAACCTTCTCTGTCGGACGGGGTGTTGTCGCGGGCTGCATGGTGCTTGATGGCAAAATCATGCGCGACAAGCATGCACGCCTGATGCGGGATGGTGAAGTCGTCTACGAACGCAAGATCGATACCTTGCGCCGTTTCAAGGACGATGTTGCCGAGGTTCGCACCGGATTTGAATGTGGTATTCGCCTGCTCGACTTTGATGGCTACCAGGAGGGAGACAAGATCGAGTGCTACGATATTGAAAAGATCAAACCTTCGCTCTGA
- a CDS encoding ribosome-binding factor A: MVRVNSLVHREISHIIHTEFQVESVGITITEVDIAPDLRAGRVYYSVLGGPEQIKEARKFFKRFAGRIKFLMGNAVILKYTPDLTYHYDDSLARGTALLQYMDEVEVDEDPADPSDHE, from the coding sequence ATGGTTAGGGTCAACTCGCTGGTTCACCGCGAGATCAGTCACATCATCCACACCGAGTTCCAGGTGGAGTCCGTCGGCATCACCATCACTGAGGTCGATATCGCCCCCGACCTGCGGGCCGGGCGTGTCTATTATTCCGTGCTGGGTGGACCCGAGCAAATCAAGGAAGCCCGCAAGTTTTTCAAACGCTTTGCTGGTCGCATCAAGTTCCTCATGGGCAACGCGGTTATCCTGAAATACACTCCGGATCTCACCTACCACTACGACGATTCGCTCGCACGAGGCACTGCGCTGCTGCAGTACATGGACGAAGTGGAAGTCGATGAAGATCCTGCGGATCCCAGCGACCATGAATGA
- the truB gene encoding tRNA pseudouridine(55) synthase TruB, with translation MQTEHEFNGILLIDKPSGITSHDVVDRVRRTLKMKKVGHAGTLDPNATGLMMILVGKGTKASQYLMSMDKTYTGTIQLGLETDSYDIDGEVLQESTPAAIDEAILLEHMRSFIGDQYQKPPMFSAKKVKGVPLYKHARKGKEVEREERLIRISDFRMLANRFPHLDFEIAVSKGTYVRSVAHDLGKKLGTGACLTALRRTRISDFSIENAVDLDVLAELSTTGLKSRIIPVYKAVPSYVLS, from the coding sequence ATGCAAACCGAACACGAATTCAACGGCATCCTGCTGATCGACAAACCCTCGGGCATCACATCCCACGATGTAGTCGACCGGGTGCGCCGCACCTTGAAGATGAAAAAAGTGGGCCATGCTGGCACCCTTGATCCCAATGCAACTGGATTGATGATGATCCTGGTCGGCAAGGGCACCAAGGCGTCCCAGTATCTGATGAGCATGGACAAGACTTACACCGGAACCATCCAGCTCGGCCTCGAAACCGACTCCTACGACATCGACGGTGAAGTGCTTCAGGAAAGCACTCCCGCTGCCATTGACGAGGCGATTCTGCTCGAGCACATGCGCTCATTCATTGGAGACCAGTATCAGAAACCTCCCATGTTCTCCGCTAAAAAGGTCAAGGGTGTGCCGCTCTACAAACACGCACGCAAGGGCAAGGAAGTCGAACGGGAGGAACGCCTCATCCGCATCTCCGATTTTCGCATGCTGGCCAATCGCTTCCCCCACCTCGATTTTGAGATTGCAGTGAGCAAGGGAACCTATGTTCGCTCTGTTGCCCACGATCTCGGAAAAAAACTGGGGACCGGAGCTTGCCTGACCGCATTGCGTCGCACACGCATCAGCGATTTTTCGATTGAAAACGCAGTGGATTTGGATGTTCTGGCAGAGTTGAGCACGACAGGACTCAAGAGCCGCATCATCCCCGTCTACAAGGCAGTTCCCTCTTACGTGCTCTCCTGA
- a CDS encoding GNAT family N-acetyltransferase: MQSAPRFFTMPDPITITPVDYHNPQHADQLLQALEQYALDPMGGGSPLSEQVRQHLAPSLAALPHAFSLLLHVDGVLAGLANCFEGFSTFACQKLVNIHDFVILPDFRGRGLAHHLLAAIESEAKRRQCCKLTLEVLEGNPVARHTYARFGFQPYALDPAAGHALFMAKAIETSD; this comes from the coding sequence ATGCAATCAGCACCCCGTTTTTTCACCATGCCAGATCCCATCACCATCACCCCGGTAGACTACCACAACCCACAGCACGCTGATCAGCTGCTGCAGGCCTTGGAACAGTATGCACTCGACCCCATGGGAGGCGGAAGTCCCCTGAGCGAACAAGTGAGGCAACACCTTGCACCCTCCCTCGCGGCCCTTCCCCACGCCTTCAGCCTGCTGCTCCATGTCGACGGCGTTCTGGCCGGACTTGCCAACTGTTTCGAAGGGTTCTCAACCTTTGCCTGCCAGAAGCTGGTCAACATTCACGACTTTGTGATCCTGCCCGATTTTCGGGGTCGAGGCCTCGCCCATCATCTCCTGGCAGCCATCGAATCAGAGGCAAAGCGACGTCAGTGTTGCAAACTCACACTTGAAGTGCTCGAGGGAAATCCGGTTGCACGACACACCTATGCACGTTTTGGCTTTCAGCCCTACGCCCTCGATCCAGCAGCAGGTCATGCGCTTTTCATGGCAAAGGCGATAGAGACTAGCGATTGA
- the nusA gene encoding transcription termination factor NusA has translation MSSEILSVLEYMEKEKGIDRNDMISAITAAIKNAAQKGLHAGQELRVEINARTGALSAWSLLDVVDSVSDSEREIHISKAREINASAEIGDTIEKPLDPAYLGRIAAQTARQAIVQRIRQFEKEKIFDDYKDQVGNIVSGIVRRKDRDNLIIDLGKAEALLPYRERIPGEDYAPGERIRCLLLRIENTNRGPELILSRSSVRFIRCLLDLEVTEIADGTVTIEGIAREPGYRTKISVDSKDPKVDPVGACVGARGARVKSVVRELNGEKIDIIRYYADPRRMLEEALKPAIPRNMEVDEDKRRIYFEVTEGDLSVTIGRRGLNAKLTSRLIGWKLDIGKEEKRDLGFEELKQKAISGINQIPGIEEELAMRLVEIGINSPAAFEGVNAGDLVDSGFTEDEAARILEKVKAFNNGSAA, from the coding sequence ATGAGTAGCGAAATTTTATCAGTCCTTGAATACATGGAAAAGGAGAAAGGGATCGATCGGAATGACATGATTTCCGCGATTACCGCAGCCATCAAAAACGCTGCTCAAAAGGGTCTGCACGCTGGTCAGGAACTTCGTGTGGAGATCAACGCCCGCACCGGGGCACTCAGCGCATGGTCCCTGCTCGACGTGGTAGACTCCGTCAGTGACTCCGAACGTGAAATCCACATCAGCAAGGCACGTGAAATCAACGCTTCAGCCGAGATTGGGGACACCATTGAAAAACCGCTCGACCCCGCATACCTGGGACGCATTGCCGCACAAACGGCGCGTCAGGCGATCGTTCAGCGCATCCGCCAGTTCGAAAAGGAAAAGATTTTTGACGACTACAAAGACCAGGTTGGCAACATTGTTTCCGGAATCGTGCGTCGCAAGGACCGGGACAATCTGATCATTGATCTCGGCAAGGCGGAGGCATTGCTGCCCTACCGCGAGCGCATTCCCGGTGAAGACTATGCACCCGGCGAGCGCATTCGCTGCCTGTTGCTGCGCATTGAAAACACCAATCGCGGCCCGGAACTCATCCTCAGTCGTTCTTCCGTTCGTTTCATTCGCTGCCTGCTCGACCTCGAGGTCACGGAAATCGCCGACGGTACCGTCACGATCGAAGGCATCGCTCGCGAACCCGGCTACCGCACCAAGATTTCGGTGGATAGCAAGGATCCCAAAGTGGATCCGGTCGGTGCCTGTGTCGGCGCACGCGGAGCACGTGTCAAAAGCGTTGTGCGCGAACTCAACGGAGAAAAAATCGATATCATCCGCTACTATGCCGATCCGCGACGCATGCTGGAAGAAGCCCTCAAGCCGGCCATCCCGCGAAACATGGAAGTCGATGAGGACAAACGGCGAATCTACTTTGAAGTCACCGAAGGAGACCTGTCCGTGACCATCGGACGCCGTGGACTCAACGCCAAGCTGACTTCACGCCTGATTGGATGGAAACTGGATATCGGCAAGGAAGAAAAGCGCGACCTCGGATTTGAAGAATTGAAGCAAAAGGCAATTTCCGGAATCAACCAGATCCCGGGAATCGAAGAAGAACTTGCCATGCGTCTGGTCGAAATCGGAATCAACTCTCCTGCCGCCTTCGAGGGGGTCAATGCCGGGGACTTGGTGGATTCCGGATTCACCGAAGACGAAGCCGCACGCATTCTCGAAAAAGTCAAAGCCTTCAACAACGGATCCGCGGCCTGA
- a CDS encoding Gfo/Idh/MocA family oxidoreductase, producing MSKKIRWGIMSTAQIGENRLIPAIRKSATGEVVAVASRDLAKATEFARKLDIPQAFGSYEALLACPDVDAIYCPLPTGMHKEWCLKSAAAGKPMLCEKPLCVNREDAETVFRAFDAAGLLISEAYMYLFHPRNQRVRELVQSGAIGQLRSIEATFHVALPRSDIRYRPELGGGAVLDLGCYCVGIARLIAGCEPTQVKALAHIGSESGVDETFVGCLEFPEQVFATFACSMTTAFDCRYTVYGTDGMLRIGRGGMIAWPGESFEIEIIKGDEREVVVIEDCDHYALLVEAFNQAMLKGEKQVVPHAESLANLDVLDRLRASL from the coding sequence ATGAGCAAAAAGATTCGATGGGGCATCATGAGTACTGCCCAAATTGGAGAAAATCGCCTGATTCCTGCGATTCGCAAATCAGCAACTGGCGAAGTGGTGGCGGTCGCGAGCCGTGATTTGGCAAAGGCGACTGAGTTCGCCCGAAAGCTGGACATTCCCCAGGCGTTTGGCAGTTATGAAGCGTTGCTTGCGTGTCCGGATGTGGATGCCATCTATTGTCCACTGCCCACAGGCATGCACAAGGAGTGGTGCCTGAAAAGTGCGGCGGCTGGAAAACCGATGCTGTGTGAAAAGCCGCTTTGCGTGAACCGGGAGGATGCTGAGACTGTGTTTCGGGCGTTTGACGCAGCAGGACTTCTGATTTCCGAGGCCTATATGTATCTGTTTCATCCTCGCAATCAGCGGGTGCGGGAACTGGTGCAGAGCGGAGCGATTGGGCAGCTGCGCAGCATCGAAGCAACCTTTCATGTGGCGTTGCCGCGCTCTGATATTCGCTATCGTCCCGAACTGGGAGGCGGTGCTGTGCTCGACCTGGGGTGTTATTGTGTGGGAATCGCACGACTCATTGCCGGATGCGAGCCAACGCAGGTCAAGGCATTGGCTCACATCGGGTCGGAATCCGGGGTGGATGAAACCTTTGTGGGATGCCTCGAGTTTCCGGAGCAGGTGTTTGCGACGTTTGCCTGCAGCATGACAACGGCGTTTGATTGTCGGTACACGGTCTATGGGACCGACGGCATGCTGCGCATTGGGCGAGGGGGCATGATTGCCTGGCCGGGTGAGTCATTCGAGATTGAAATCATCAAAGGTGATGAGCGTGAGGTGGTCGTTATTGAGGATTGTGACCACTACGCATTGCTGGTTGAGGCCTTCAATCAAGCAATGCTCAAGGGCGAAAAACAAGTGGTTCCCCATGCGGAAAGCCTGGCCAATCTGGATGTGCTCGACCGGTTGCGCGCCTCTCTTTGA
- a CDS encoding bifunctional oligoribonuclease/PAP phosphatase NrnA, translating to MNDLHYAQYSNAVARLIPQLKGQSVAVLGHIRPDGDCIGSQVALCRLLRSQGVNAVAVNQHAVPANLQTFVADTPFLGADDTQDLRESFRIAVDCSAHNRIGPAFMDRFPTVDFCVDHHVSNTGFATENCIDPHASATAEILTGIALDLQLPIDAITAQALYVGIATDTGQFRYAGTTERVFRFAAALVQAGANANAAAHALYEREREGRLRLLQHFLQTLQSHEGGRLMFGKISQAMFAQTGTQREDTEGFIDYARNIDSVKIAALLEQQKDGSVKGSLRSKSAAYKVDQLAARLNGGGHACAAGFHMPDAFDTFDSTFVQMVREHLATLDLSEAPDA from the coding sequence ATGAATGACCTCCACTACGCACAGTATTCGAATGCGGTTGCCCGACTGATTCCCCAGCTCAAGGGTCAATCGGTGGCAGTTCTGGGTCACATTCGCCCGGATGGTGACTGCATTGGCTCGCAAGTGGCACTGTGTCGACTGTTGCGCAGTCAAGGTGTGAATGCCGTTGCCGTGAACCAGCATGCAGTGCCTGCCAATCTGCAAACCTTCGTCGCCGATACTCCCTTTCTGGGGGCAGATGACACCCAGGATCTTCGAGAGAGTTTCCGAATCGCCGTCGACTGCTCCGCTCACAACCGCATCGGTCCCGCATTCATGGATCGCTTCCCAACCGTGGACTTCTGCGTGGACCATCACGTCTCCAATACCGGATTTGCCACCGAAAACTGCATCGACCCACACGCCTCTGCCACCGCAGAGATCCTCACGGGCATTGCGCTTGACCTGCAGCTGCCCATCGACGCGATCACCGCGCAGGCACTCTATGTGGGCATTGCCACGGATACGGGTCAATTCCGCTATGCGGGCACGACCGAACGCGTTTTTCGCTTTGCAGCAGCACTGGTCCAGGCAGGTGCCAACGCCAACGCAGCCGCCCACGCCCTCTACGAACGCGAACGCGAGGGCCGGCTTCGCCTGCTGCAGCACTTTCTGCAAACCCTTCAGTCGCACGAAGGCGGGCGTCTCATGTTTGGTAAAATCTCCCAGGCCATGTTTGCACAGACGGGTACCCAACGGGAAGATACCGAAGGCTTTATCGACTACGCGCGCAACATCGATTCGGTCAAAATCGCCGCTCTGCTCGAACAGCAAAAGGATGGTTCCGTCAAAGGCAGTCTGCGCTCAAAGTCCGCTGCCTACAAGGTCGACCAACTCGCGGCACGCCTCAACGGAGGCGGTCACGCCTGCGCTGCAGGGTTTCACATGCCCGATGCCTTTGATACCTTTGACAGTACCTTTGTTCAGATGGTGAGGGAACACCTGGCGACGCTTGACCTTTCCGAAGCCCCAGACGCTTGA
- a CDS encoding TspO/MBR family protein — translation MKSLRRLLTAMLAPQLASLIGASVTLSGDGSWYATLEKPIFNPPSWVFGPVWTVLYVFMGVASYLVWRNSTSPWYSRTMTWYWMQLTLNAMWSPAFFGLQSPLLGLIVIVPLCVLVGICVYAFWLRSTIASLLMLPYGLWLCYATVLNASIFWLNR, via the coding sequence ATGAAAAGTCTGCGCAGATTACTCACCGCGATGTTGGCACCGCAGTTGGCGTCGCTCATCGGAGCATCGGTAACGCTCTCCGGTGATGGGAGTTGGTACGCAACACTCGAGAAACCGATCTTCAATCCACCTTCATGGGTGTTTGGTCCGGTTTGGACCGTGCTCTATGTGTTCATGGGGGTGGCATCGTATCTGGTCTGGCGAAATTCCACTTCACCCTGGTACAGCCGAACGATGACTTGGTACTGGATGCAGCTCACGCTCAACGCAATGTGGTCACCCGCGTTTTTTGGACTCCAGTCTCCGTTGCTGGGTCTGATCGTGATTGTGCCGCTCTGTGTGCTGGTCGGAATCTGTGTCTATGCGTTCTGGCTGCGTTCGACGATCGCTTCACTGCTGATGTTACCGTATGGGTTGTGGCTTTGTTATGCCACCGTGCTCAATGCTTCCATCTTCTGGCTCAATCGCTAG
- a CDS encoding MipA/OmpV family protein, translated as MKSFSTTSILSVRHCTRWAAVALGSCMLLLSSHAQQGRPGAESASTVDWSGQYGGGVMVKPKYEGSASYDVWPIPYFDLKYKESFYLSPYRGIGYESETEGGLRYGVGIGFDFGRDEEDGDRLTGMGDVDFSGLLRLGVEFDVGAATVGLDLRQAVTGEHSGYELQASLGKSHFIRQWKTLVRVSLNATYGSEDYLQTYFGVTPEQSLRSGNPVYELDSGMREVGVSTLIVHSLSKDWSILFLANYGKFIADVADSPLMEADDRFFGGAFVVRRF; from the coding sequence ATGAAATCCTTTTCAACAACATCGATTCTTTCGGTGCGTCATTGCACCCGGTGGGCCGCCGTCGCGCTCGGTTCGTGTATGCTGCTCTTGTCGTCGCATGCCCAGCAGGGTCGACCCGGCGCGGAGTCCGCTTCAACGGTGGACTGGTCCGGGCAGTATGGGGGTGGGGTCATGGTGAAGCCGAAATACGAAGGCAGCGCAAGCTACGACGTTTGGCCCATTCCCTACTTTGATCTCAAGTACAAGGAGTCATTCTACCTCAGTCCCTATCGGGGGATTGGTTATGAGTCTGAAACCGAGGGTGGCTTGCGGTATGGCGTGGGCATCGGCTTTGATTTTGGTAGGGATGAGGAAGACGGTGACCGGCTCACGGGCATGGGTGACGTCGATTTCAGTGGTCTGCTGCGATTGGGAGTTGAGTTTGATGTCGGAGCTGCAACGGTGGGGTTGGATCTGCGGCAGGCCGTAACAGGTGAGCACAGTGGCTATGAATTACAGGCCTCCCTGGGGAAATCCCATTTCATTCGGCAGTGGAAGACCCTGGTCCGGGTATCGCTCAATGCGACCTACGGAAGTGAAGACTACCTGCAGACTTATTTCGGAGTCACACCCGAACAGTCGCTTCGCTCCGGAAATCCAGTGTATGAGCTGGATTCGGGAATGCGGGAAGTGGGTGTGTCGACCTTGATCGTGCACTCCTTGTCGAAGGATTGGTCGATCTTGTTTCTTGCCAATTATGGGAAATTCATTGCAGATGTTGCGGACAGTCCCCTCATGGAAGCGGATGATCGTTTTTTCGGAGGTGCCTTTGTTGTGAGACGTTTTTAG
- a CDS encoding ATP-dependent DNA helicase: MIGFADSSGNHPALRLLKLVESTFEQGGWLQQQLQMEFRPQQTEMAVRVAQAMGSDSSLLFEAGTGVGKSLAYLIPGIAYAVHNQRQLVVSSHTISLQEQILEKDLETCRTLFRKTPELSHLANFKASLLIGKSHYLCPGRLSRAIRDQESLLQPQDSAELARIAAWAEHTRTGLVQELQPQPKPEVWDWVNADSSQCNRRNCNHETCHYQKARKQMEEADVLIVNHALLFALLAAGMSPSGDTRGVLRADDFLVLDEAHTVPDIATDHFGLSLSNVGLMRLLHQLFNSKSGKGLLKKYPNEAHFAAVFEAENACVEFFNHIRYQLLHKRPVVRLQKPLWTEDLLSGPLQHIAEMLGGIAQKETDEQAEKEIMDYRRRVLSYKESIGSAIALSEPDQVYWIETTGKKRNNTSLRSAPIDVAPYLRDNLLRRGVSCTFTSATLQDAEGMERFASRCGASGTDHHAVTSPFDYARQMRINIASDCPPLNPEHRTMEQKFLVDTIAFCTSRVKGGTLALFTSYKEMNLVANTIAPDIQKQGRRLYVQGEGLSRSQLVNAMKKEGNAVLFGTDSFWTGVDIPGPALSQVIIVRLPFENPSDPVIAARSEACIERGEHPFAAITLPAAQIKFRQGIGRLIRNQSDQGVLTLLDSRVLRKSYGKAFLAMLPHQNYATFTQFNRLTNFRMFS, encoded by the coding sequence TTGATTGGATTTGCCGACAGCTCCGGAAATCATCCGGCCCTTCGACTCCTGAAGCTTGTGGAATCCACCTTTGAACAGGGCGGGTGGCTACAGCAGCAGTTGCAGATGGAGTTTCGCCCCCAGCAAACAGAGATGGCGGTTCGTGTCGCCCAAGCCATGGGTTCCGACAGTTCCCTGCTCTTTGAGGCGGGAACCGGAGTTGGCAAGAGCCTGGCGTATCTCATTCCCGGTATTGCTTACGCCGTGCACAACCAGCGTCAACTGGTCGTATCCTCCCACACCATTTCCCTGCAGGAACAAATCCTTGAGAAGGACCTCGAAACCTGTCGCACACTCTTTCGCAAGACACCCGAACTCAGCCACCTTGCGAATTTTAAGGCGAGTCTGCTCATCGGAAAGAGCCATTACCTCTGCCCGGGACGCCTCTCGCGCGCCATCCGCGACCAGGAGAGCCTGCTGCAGCCCCAGGATTCGGCTGAACTTGCACGCATCGCAGCCTGGGCGGAGCACACCCGTACCGGATTGGTTCAGGAACTGCAACCTCAGCCAAAACCCGAGGTATGGGACTGGGTCAATGCAGACTCGAGCCAGTGCAATCGCCGCAACTGCAACCATGAGACATGCCACTACCAAAAGGCGCGTAAACAAATGGAAGAGGCGGATGTGCTCATCGTAAACCATGCGCTGCTCTTTGCCCTGCTCGCTGCGGGCATGTCTCCCAGTGGCGATACCAGGGGTGTCCTGCGGGCCGATGATTTTCTCGTGCTCGACGAAGCCCACACCGTGCCCGATATCGCAACCGACCACTTCGGACTCTCACTCAGCAACGTGGGGCTGATGCGCCTGCTCCACCAGCTGTTCAATTCCAAAAGCGGCAAGGGGTTGCTCAAAAAATATCCAAACGAAGCCCATTTTGCTGCGGTATTTGAGGCGGAAAACGCCTGTGTCGAATTCTTCAACCACATTCGATACCAACTCCTTCATAAGCGCCCGGTGGTAAGGCTTCAAAAACCACTCTGGACGGAAGATCTGTTGAGCGGGCCGCTGCAACACATCGCAGAGATGCTCGGCGGCATTGCCCAGAAAGAAACTGACGAGCAGGCGGAAAAGGAGATCATGGACTATCGGCGCAGGGTGTTGAGCTACAAAGAATCCATCGGCTCTGCCATCGCTCTGTCCGAACCCGATCAGGTTTACTGGATCGAAACCACTGGTAAGAAACGAAACAATACGAGCCTTCGGTCCGCACCCATTGATGTAGCGCCCTACCTTCGCGATAATCTGCTGCGCCGGGGAGTGAGCTGCACCTTCACCAGTGCCACCCTTCAGGATGCAGAGGGCATGGAGCGCTTTGCCTCCCGCTGCGGCGCAAGTGGAACTGACCATCACGCCGTCACCTCACCCTTCGATTATGCCCGCCAGATGCGCATCAACATCGCCTCGGACTGCCCGCCGCTCAATCCAGAGCACCGGACGATGGAACAAAAATTTCTGGTCGATACGATTGCATTCTGCACCTCCCGCGTGAAGGGGGGCACGCTGGCACTGTTCACCAGCTACAAGGAGATGAATCTGGTGGCCAACACCATTGCACCCGACATCCAAAAGCAGGGACGTCGCCTCTATGTCCAGGGAGAAGGGCTTTCGCGCAGCCAACTCGTCAATGCCATGAAGAAGGAGGGCAACGCCGTACTCTTTGGGACGGACAGCTTCTGGACCGGAGTCGACATCCCGGGTCCTGCGCTCTCTCAGGTCATCATCGTGAGACTGCCATTTGAAAATCCGTCCGACCCGGTGATTGCCGCACGAAGCGAAGCCTGCATCGAACGTGGGGAACATCCCTTTGCAGCGATCACACTGCCTGCTGCCCAAATCAAGTTCCGCCAAGGCATCGGGCGATTGATTCGCAATCAAAGCGATCAGGGCGTGCTCACCCTTCTCGACTCGCGCGTCCTCAGAAAGTCCTACGGCAAGGCATTTCTGGCAATGCTTCCGCATCAGAACTATGCCACCTTTACCCAGTTCAACCGACTCACGAATTTTCGCATGTTTTCCTGA